The following are encoded in a window of Artemia franciscana chromosome 5, ASM3288406v1, whole genome shotgun sequence genomic DNA:
- the LOC136027425 gene encoding dynactin subunit 1-like, which produces MKNLESLRSKIEQKEQEIRDLRALIKLKQEEVSELNIRRDLSDKKLNSTLKDAELSIERLNRKLEDAEIMLARKDKEFEETIEHLQQDLKEMEIERNELKEKNLALSKRIVFESIAKGSVSSGPLVNAPIHAASITTSQTTPASSRDLNLLQSQVMSLTEALRHSRREATALRAADMKQKLAALTPIKIIGKSKNIESRQPLEAEFMFPKIQLLSRKKKQDESQIPENIKKRNDTENTELQEIAKRSSTILSELYNLTAYSKIVDITKRQPGLNFLSERLSPAYPLSRHQAKVKTLQREILRLQNSIATIAAHRRSSSVLYQPTNEKADELRARLQFPGIEGGSETIHLTQEELRAIHLKLAP; this is translated from the exons ATGAAAAATCTGGAAAGTTTACGAAGTAAGATTGAACAAAAAGAACAGGAAATCAGGGATTTAAGAGCGTTGATCAAACTTAAACAAGAAGAAGTCTCTGAACTTAACATTCGAAGGGATTTATCTGACAAAAAGCTAAATAGCACCCTCAAAGACGCAGAGCTCTCTATTGAACGTTTGAATAG GAAACTTGAAGATGCTGAGATAATGTTGgcaagaaaagacaaggaatttGAGGAGACGATTGAACATCTGCAACAGGACTTGAAAGAAATGGAAATTGAGCGAAACGagctgaaagaaaagaatttgGCTCTTTCCAAAAGAATCGTCTTTGAAAGCATAGCTAAGGGCAGTGTTTCGTCAG GACCATTAGTGAATGCACCTATTCATGCGGCATCTATAACTACTTCTCAAACAACTCCTGCTTCGTCAAGAGATCTAAACTTGTTGCAGTCACAAGTTATGTCCCTTACAGAAGCGCTTCGTCATTCTAGAAGGGAGGCAACTGCACTTAGAGCTGCGGATATGAAACAAAAACTAGCTGCACTAACGCCTATAAAG attaTTGGAAAATCAAAGAACATCGAGTCAAGACAACCTTTAGAGGCTGAATTCATGTTTCCAAAAATTCAGTTACTttctagaaaaaagaaacaagatgaAAGTCAAATCccggaaaatataaaaaagaggaaTGACACTGAAAATACGGAGCTTCAGGAAATAGCAAAAAGATCTTCAACTATTTTATCG GAACTCTATAACCTTACGGCATATTCAAAAATTGTGGATATCACGAAGAGGCAACCTGGTTTGAACTTTTTGTCTGAACGCTTAAGCCCAGCTTATCCTCTGTCAAGGCATCAAGCTAAAGTCAAAACCCTACAGCGTGAAATTTTGAGGCTTCAA aACTCAATTGCCACTATAGCTGCTCACAGGCGATCTTCTTCAGTGTTATACCAGCCAACAAATGAAAAG